Proteins from a single region of Apium graveolens cultivar Ventura chromosome 7, ASM990537v1, whole genome shotgun sequence:
- the LOC141673253 gene encoding uncharacterized protein LOC141673253 encodes MDSVTASVNSASAQLNMIPMLNGTNCITWKENVEIVLGCMDLDLALRKEQPIPTTDDPKMDQIEKLECSNRMCLVIMKRMIPTGFRGSIADSTSAKKFISEIEQYFAKNEKAKTSNLLSKLMTMKYKEMGT; translated from the coding sequence TAACTGCTAGTGTTAATTCTGCTTCCGCTCAGTTGAACATGATTCCAATGTTGAATGGGACAAACTGTATCACATGGAAAGAGAATGTTGAAATCGTTCTTGGGTGTATGGATCTCGACCTTGCGCTAAGGAAAGAGCAACCAATTCCCACTACGGATGATCCCAAAATGGATCAAATTGAGAAATTGGAATGCTCTAATCGAATGTGTCTGGTGATCATGAAGCGAATGATTCCAACTGGCTTTCGGGGCTCTATTGCTGATAGCACAAGTGCCAAAAAGTTCATCTCCGAGATTGAGCAATATTTTGCTAAGAATGAGAAAGCGAAAACGAGTAATcttctgtcaaaactcatgaCCATGAAGTATAAGGAAATGGGAACATAA